A DNA window from Ctenopharyngodon idella isolate HZGC_01 chromosome 10, HZGC01, whole genome shotgun sequence contains the following coding sequences:
- the nptxrb gene encoding neuronal pentraxin receptor b gives MKFVVVLVSAGLLAFLGAVICIIASVYSRSSAAAPQALSDNGSLSLLEPLPGSVAHAGPLGALHGAESYEGGGLDIGLEMPSLNELSTGDVTGPSPKQFTLNRLICTPVPISDCKSRDLRQQADDPFADEEDWSLRTTAEELRQIVMQQNDQILMDQRTITELTGKLTECENGLEERSLHERSMGVWASNRRHMAGDDVSSSVATQLQTARAVEELERAILQLKDRIEKLELEIGPAVMNHTEHTVSTLGSVVVGEPGRPVEDLEGELEKKIRLLEKERKNLRKETQSHHQHIDQGLNTLQERIAELEQSLTDYSYPQGYKLSFPVRTNYMYGLVRRNIPEMYAFTVCLWLKPAESGIGTPFSYAVPEQPNEIVLLQGIHNPAELLINDKVAQLPLSLPQGIWQHICVSWTLRDGVWKAYQGGKLRGRGEGLSAWHPIKSGGVLVLGQEQDTLGGRFDASQALVGELSLFNLWDRVLSPTEVAALAACPESPRLGNVVPWTDRDVDVFGGAVKDPVDPCVQNSHPRQ, from the exons ATGAAGTTCGTCGTGGTTTTAGTCTCCGCTGGCCTCCTGGCTTTTCTTGGCGCGGTCATCTGCATCATCGCCAGCGTGTACTCGCGATCATCGGCCGCCGCGCCCCAGGCGCTTTCCGACAACGGCTCGCTCTCGCTCCTGGAGCCGCTGCCTGGATCCGTGGCGCACGCCGGCCCGCTCGGAGCTCTCCATGGTGCTGAATCTTATGAAGGAGGCGGGTTGGACATCGGCCTGGAGATGCCGTCGCTCAATGAATTGAGTACTGGGGACGTGACTGGGCCAAGTCCCAAACAGTTCACCCTCAACCGACTCATTTGTACCCCTGTTCCCATCAGTGATTGCAAATCAAGGGATTTGAGACAACAAGCCGATGACCCTTTTGCCGACGAGGAGGACTGGAGCCTCCGCACCACAGCTGAAGAGCTCCGACAGATCGTCATGCAACAGAACGATCAAATCCTCATGGATCAGAGGACCATCACTGAGCTAACCGGGAAGCTGACGGAGTGTGAGAACGGACTGGAGGAAAGGAGTCTGCACGAGCGGAGTATGGGAGTATGGGCGAGCAACCGGCGCCACATGGCCGGGGATGATGTGAGCAGCTCGGTTGCGACGCAGCTGCAGACGGCGCGGGCTGTGGAGGAACTGGAGAGAGCGATTCTTCAGCTCAAAGATCGCATAGAGAAGTTGGAG TTGGAAATAGGCCCCGCAGTAATGAACCACACTGAGCATACTGTGAGCACATTGGGGAGCGTAGTGGTGGGCGAGCCTGGCAGGCCTGTGGAGGATCTGGAGGGAGAGCTGGAAAAGAAGATAAGACTGTTGGAGAAGGAGAGGAAGAACCTCCGCAAAGAGACCCAGAGCCACCACCAGCACATCGACCAGGGACTCAATACCCTTCAAGAGCGTATTGCAGAGCTTGAACAGA GTCTTACAGATTACAGTTACCCACAAGGGTATAAACTTTCTTTCCCCGTGCGGACTAACTACATGTATGGGCTTGTCAGGCGGAATATTCCAGAGATGTACGCCTTCACGGTGTGTCTATGGCTCAAGCCTGCCGAGAGTGGGATTGGGACACCGTTTTCCTACGCTGTACCAGAACAACCCAATGAAATTGTCCTGTTGCAGGGCATTCATAATCCTGCAGAACTACTCATCAATGATAAG GTGGCACAACTGCCTCTGTCTTTGCCCCAGGGCATCTGGCAGCACATATGTGTGAGTTGGACCCTACGGGATGGAGTTTGGAAAGCATATCAAGGCGGAAAGTTGAGAGGACGGGGTGAAGGGTTGTCCGCATGGCACCCAATCAAATCCGGGGGCGTCTTGGTATTGGGACAAGAACAG GACACCCTTGGTGGGAGGTTTGACGCATCCCAGGCTCTTGTTGGGGAGCTTTCATTGTTTAACCTGTGGGACCGAGTGTTGTCACCAACAGAAGTGGCCGCTCTGGCGGCTTGCCCAGAATCGCCACGGCTGGGGAACGTGGTGCCCTGGACAGACCGAGATGTGGACGTGTTTGGTGGGGCCGTCAAGGACCCCGTGGACCCCTGTGTTCAGAACTCCCATCCCCGACAATGA
- the dnal4b gene encoding dynein, axonemal, light chain 4b, which translates to MAETVDGKKDEADYKRLHSFPLIRHTDMSEEMRVETMELCVTACEKFATNNESAAKMIKESMDKKFGNSWHVVIGEGFGFEITHEVKNLLYMFFGGSLAVCVWKCS; encoded by the exons ATGGCAGAGACAGTTGATGGCAAGAAGGACGAGGCAGACTATAAGAGACTACACAGCTTTCCTCTCATAAGG CACACAGATATGTCTGAGGAGATGCGGGTGGAGACCATGGAGCTCTGCGTTACGGCGTGCGAGAAGTTTGCCACTAATAATGAG AGCGCTGCTAAAATGATTAAGGAGTCGATGGATAAGAAGTTTGGGAACTCTTGGCATGTGGTGATTGGCGAGGGCTTTGGTTTCGAAATTACGCACGAAGTGAAGAACCTTCTTTACATGTTCTTCGGTGGAAGTTTGGCGGTGTGCGTATGGAAGTGTTCCTAA
- the fam20cl gene encoding extracellular serine/threonine protein kinase FAM20C, with the protein MRVCTRRRLQTLRMWLLIVFLSLHLLVVSLVLSMYHTSCEPRSHPDIQTSISFFTQNTSTSANTMAAVGTVTHKMEIDSAADDLSKLEALFSHPLYNMLTPPVPDGDWLLKVRTKRKEEERSTQQWLSANEDGYDPIIWNASAETHPPWLRFHLGISRWQMYQHKDPSLSALTQQLASHRIVSAVQKSGGTQLKLVMSFRNYGKALFKPMKQERHEETNVNLYYFSDFERHNAEIAAFHLDRILGFRRVPPVVGRLINVIKEIKDITTDHKLATTFFTSPVGNACFYGQCSYYCSTEHAICGRPVMIEGSLAAMLPDLSLAQRRSWKSPWRRSYSRSKLALWETNNNYCVSVKKSPPYDRGTRLVDLIDMSILDFLMSNMDRHHYETFEKFGNDTFLIHLDNGRAFGRHSKDEPSILAPLVQCCRVRRSTLLRLRLLSLPLYRLSDVMRASLAQDPLAAMAPLLTDPHLSALDRRLATVIQTIQDCLEQHQHHSDVIYDDITDYPWA; encoded by the exons ATGAGAGTATGCACACGTCGACGTTTACAGACTTTGCGTATGTGGCTATTAATTGTCTTCCTGAGTCTGCATTTGCTCGTGGTTTCACTTGTCCTGTCCATGTACCACACTTCTTGTGAGCCCCGCTCGCACCCTGACATCCAGACCTCCATCAGCTTCTTCACTCAGAATACATCTACTTCAGCAAACACAATGGCTGCTGTAGGAACTGTCACCCACAAAATGGAAATAGACAGTGCAGCAGATGACCTTTCCAAACTGGAGGCTCTGTTCTCCCACCCGCTGTATAATATGCTCACCCCACCTGTGCCTGATGGTGATTGGTTGCTAAAAGTCAGAACgaaaagaaaagaggaagagcGTAGCACTCAGCAGTG GCTGAGTGCTAATGAGGATGGCTATGATCCTATCATCTGGAACGCCAGTGCCGAGACACATCCGCCTTGGCTCCGGTTTCACCTTGGTATATCTCGCTGGCAGATGTATCAGCACAAAGATCCCAGTCTGTCAGCGCTGACTCAGCAGCTGGCATCCCACCGCATTGTCAGTGCAG TGCAAAAATCAGGTGGGACGCAGCTGAAGTTGGTGATGTCATTTCGTAATTATGGAAAGGCGCTCTTCAAACCCATGAA ACAGGAACGTCATGAGGAGACCAATGTGAATCTGTATTATTTCTCTGACTTTGAGAGGCACAATGCTGAAATCGCAGCCTTCCACCTGGACA GGATACtgggtttcagaagggtgcctCCAGTGGTTGGGAGgcttattaatgtaataaaagaGATCAAAGACATCACCACTGACCATAAACTGGCCACAACATTTTTCACTTCCCCAG TGGGGAATGCGTGTTTTTACGGCCAGTGTTCCTATTACTGCTCCACGGAGCATGCTATCTGTGGACGTCCCGTCATGATAGAGGGGTCTTTGGCTGCTATGCTGCCAGACCTGTCGTTGGCACAGCGCCGCTCATGGAAGAGCCCCTGGAGGCGGTCCTACAGCCGAAGCAAGCTGGCTCT GTGGGAGACAAATAACAACTACTGTGTCTCAGTAAAAAAGTCTCCTCCCTACGACCGAGGCACTCGATTGGTGGATCTGATTGACATGAGCATTCTGGACTTCCTTATGA GTAACATGGATAGGCACCACTATGAAACATTTGAGAAGTTTGGCAATGACACATTTCTCATACACTTAGACAACGGAAGAGC GTTTGGACGTCACTCCAAAGATGAACCTTCTATTTTGGCTCCTCTTGTGCAGTGCTGCAG GGTCCGTCGTTCCACGTTGCTTCGTTTACGTCTGCTCTCTCTCCCGCTGTATCGGTTGAGTGATGTCATGCGTGCATCTTTGGCTCAGGATCCCCTTGCAGCGATGGCTCCTCTCCTTACTGATCCACATCTTTCCGCTCTAGATCGTCGCCTAGCAACAGTCATTCAAACCATCCAGGACTGTCTGGAACAGCATCAACATCACAGTGATGTCATAtatgatgacatcactgattACCCTTGGGCTTGA